A genomic window from Thermococcus nautili includes:
- the rrp41 gene encoding exosome complex exonuclease Rrp41 encodes MMGRPEGLKLIDENGRRIDGRKKYELRPIKMEVGVLKNADGSAYVEWGKNKIMAAVYGPREIHPKHLQRPDRAILRVRYNMAPFSVEERKKPGPDRRSVEISKVIRGALEPALILEMFPRTAIDVFIEVLQADAGTRVAGITAASLALADAGIPMKDLVAACAAGKIDGEIVLDLNKDEDNYGEADVPVAIMPLKNDITLLQMDGYLTREEFIEAVKLAIKGAKAVYQKQREALKEKYLRIAQEVAGNE; translated from the coding sequence ATGATGGGCAGGCCTGAGGGTTTAAAGCTCATCGACGAGAACGGTAGGAGAATCGACGGCAGAAAGAAGTACGAGCTTAGGCCCATTAAAATGGAGGTTGGCGTCCTCAAAAACGCCGACGGCTCGGCCTACGTCGAGTGGGGCAAGAACAAGATAATGGCCGCCGTCTACGGCCCAAGGGAGATTCATCCCAAGCACCTCCAGAGGCCGGACAGGGCAATTCTGCGCGTCCGTTACAACATGGCTCCCTTCAGCGTTGAGGAAAGGAAAAAGCCCGGACCGGACAGGAGAAGCGTCGAGATAAGCAAGGTCATAAGGGGCGCGCTTGAGCCGGCCCTAATCCTCGAGATGTTTCCGAGAACGGCGATAGACGTTTTCATAGAGGTTCTCCAGGCCGACGCAGGGACAAGGGTTGCCGGAATAACCGCGGCCTCGCTTGCCCTCGCGGACGCTGGAATACCGATGAAAGACCTCGTGGCAGCGTGCGCCGCCGGAAAGATTGACGGAGAGATAGTCCTCGACCTCAACAAGGACGAGGACAACTACGGTGAAGCAGACGTTCCCGTTGCAATAATGCCCCTCAAGAACGACATAACGCTCCTTCAGATGGACGGCTACCTGACGAGGGAGGAGTTCATTGAGGCAGTGAAGCTCGCCATAAAGGGAGCCAAGGCAGTTTACCAGAAGCAGAGGGAAGCGCTCAAAGAAAAATACCTCCGCATAGCCCAGGAGGTGGCGGGCAATGAGTGA
- the rrp4 gene encoding exosome complex RNA-binding protein Rrp4: MRRIFVKPRELVVPGTLLAQGPFKNGRGTFREGNRIYSTVIGLVEIRGDLIRVIPLEGPYIPEVGDNVLGKIVDVKFSNWTVDIGAPYQANLRVQDAVEERIDLLKTDLRKIYDIGDIIYAKVKAFNEINQIDLTTKGMPFKGGPLRGGQLVTITPSKVPRLIGKGGSMINMIKKLTGTRIIVGQNGWVWVSGKNDELEKLAIEAILKVDRESHTQGLTDRVKEYLLSRLRELKEQGVIEEIPQLEEKEGENDDGQA; encoded by the coding sequence ATGAGGCGGATTTTTGTAAAACCAAGGGAACTGGTGGTCCCTGGGACGTTGCTCGCCCAGGGGCCGTTTAAGAACGGAAGGGGAACCTTCAGGGAAGGCAACAGGATTTACTCAACGGTGATAGGACTCGTCGAGATAAGGGGAGACCTCATAAGGGTCATTCCGCTCGAGGGGCCCTACATCCCAGAGGTCGGGGACAACGTCCTCGGAAAGATAGTGGACGTCAAGTTCTCCAACTGGACCGTTGACATAGGGGCACCGTACCAGGCCAATTTACGCGTTCAGGACGCTGTTGAGGAGCGCATAGACCTGCTCAAGACCGACCTGAGGAAGATTTACGACATAGGCGACATAATCTACGCCAAGGTGAAGGCCTTCAACGAGATAAACCAGATTGACCTCACAACGAAGGGGATGCCCTTCAAGGGCGGCCCGCTCAGGGGCGGACAGCTCGTCACGATAACGCCTTCCAAGGTGCCGAGGCTCATCGGCAAGGGCGGTTCGATGATTAACATGATTAAGAAGCTCACCGGGACGAGAATCATAGTGGGCCAGAACGGCTGGGTCTGGGTGAGCGGAAAGAACGACGAGCTCGAGAAGCTCGCGATAGAGGCGATACTCAAGGTTGACCGCGAGAGCCACACGCAGGGGCTGACCGACAGGGTCAAGGAGTACCTGCTTTCGAGGCTCAGGGAGCTCAAGGAGCAGGGAGTTATTGAGGAAATCCCCCAGCTTGAGGAGAAGGAAGGTGAGAATGATGATGGGCAGGCCTGA
- a CDS encoding ribosome assembly factor SBDS: MPISVDKAVIARLKTHGETFEILVDPYLARDFKEGKEVPIEEILATPYVFKDAHKGDKASEHEMEKIFGTSDPYEVAKIILQKGEVQLTAEQRRQMLEEKKRYIATIIHRHAVDPRTGYPHPVDRILRAMEEAGVHIDLFKDAEAQVPKVIKAIRPLLPIKLEVKVIAVKIPSDYVGKAYGEVRKFGTIKREEWASDGSWMFLIEIPGGIEEEFYEKLNALTKGTALTKLVERKGL, from the coding sequence ATGCCGATTAGCGTTGACAAAGCGGTAATCGCCCGTCTGAAGACGCACGGCGAGACCTTCGAGATACTCGTTGACCCCTACCTCGCGAGGGACTTCAAGGAGGGCAAGGAGGTTCCCATAGAAGAAATCCTCGCAACTCCTTACGTTTTCAAAGATGCCCACAAGGGCGACAAGGCCAGCGAGCACGAGATGGAGAAAATCTTCGGAACCAGCGACCCCTACGAGGTTGCAAAAATAATCCTCCAAAAGGGCGAGGTTCAGCTCACCGCGGAGCAGAGGAGGCAGATGCTCGAGGAGAAGAAGCGCTACATAGCGACGATAATCCACAGGCACGCGGTTGACCCGAGGACCGGCTATCCGCACCCGGTGGACAGAATCCTGAGGGCAATGGAAGAGGCAGGGGTTCACATTGACCTCTTCAAGGACGCCGAAGCTCAGGTTCCGAAGGTTATCAAGGCGATTAGACCGTTGCTCCCGATAAAGCTCGAGGTCAAGGTCATAGCGGTGAAGATACCGAGCGACTACGTTGGGAAAGCCTACGGCGAGGTTAGAAAGTTCGGAACGATAAAGCGCGAGGAGTGGGCCAGCGACGGCTCGTGGATGTTCCTCATCGAGATTCCCGGAGGAATCGAGGAGGAGTTTTATGAGAAGCTTAACGCCCTGACGAAGGGCACCGCTCTTACTAAACTTGTAGAGAGGAAGGGACTATGA
- the psmA gene encoding archaeal proteasome endopeptidase complex subunit alpha, which translates to MAFVPPQAGYDRAITVFSPDGRLFQVNYAREAVKRGATAVGVKWKDGVVLAVEKRITSRLIEPRSYEKIFQIDDHIAAAPSGIIADARVLVDRARLEAQIYRLTYGEPVPLTVLVKKICDLKQAHTQYGGVRPFGAALLMAGVNDKPELYETDPSGAYFEWKAVAIGSGRNVAMAIFEEHYDENLDRDGAIKLAILALSKTLEEPTADSIEVAYITTEDKRWKKLPREELEKYLNEVLEEIKEEEVEEKAEDYSELDQNY; encoded by the coding sequence ATGGCGTTTGTACCACCGCAGGCCGGCTACGACCGGGCGATAACCGTTTTCAGCCCGGACGGAAGGCTGTTTCAGGTAAACTATGCGAGGGAAGCTGTAAAAAGAGGCGCAACGGCTGTAGGAGTTAAGTGGAAGGACGGAGTCGTTTTGGCCGTTGAGAAGAGAATCACGAGCAGGCTCATTGAGCCGAGGAGCTACGAGAAGATTTTCCAGATTGACGACCACATAGCGGCCGCTCCGAGCGGTATCATCGCTGATGCAAGGGTTCTCGTTGACAGGGCCAGGCTGGAGGCCCAGATTTACCGCCTCACCTACGGCGAACCCGTTCCGCTCACCGTTCTGGTGAAGAAAATCTGCGACCTCAAGCAGGCCCACACCCAGTACGGCGGTGTGAGGCCCTTCGGTGCCGCTTTGCTCATGGCGGGCGTTAACGACAAGCCCGAGCTCTACGAGACCGACCCGAGCGGTGCCTACTTCGAGTGGAAGGCGGTAGCGATAGGAAGCGGAAGGAACGTGGCGATGGCCATCTTCGAGGAGCACTACGACGAGAACCTCGACAGGGACGGGGCCATAAAGCTCGCCATACTCGCCCTGTCTAAGACGCTTGAGGAGCCAACCGCCGACTCGATAGAGGTGGCCTACATAACCACCGAGGACAAGCGCTGGAAGAAGCTCCCGAGGGAGGAGCTTGAGAAGTACCTCAACGAGGTCCTTGAGGAGATTAAAGAGGAAGAGGTTGAGGAGAAGGCCGAGGACTACTCCGAGCTCGACCAGAACTACTGA
- a CDS encoding HIT family protein — protein MECPFCRPPKEQLLYEDSLIRILLDAYPASRGHLLVVPRRHVERWEDLRDDEKLALIRGMELAMEVLRETLKPDAFNVGMNLGKEAGQTVPHLHLHVIPRWRGDSRNPRGGVRKAVLDLEDENLSLKERWVRNRLKPEEVSRLREAFNGILGSG, from the coding sequence ATGGAGTGCCCCTTCTGCAGACCGCCGAAGGAACAACTCCTCTACGAGGATAGCCTAATAAGAATCCTGCTCGACGCTTATCCGGCCAGCAGGGGACACCTCCTCGTCGTCCCGAGGAGGCACGTCGAGCGCTGGGAAGACCTTAGAGACGATGAGAAGCTCGCCCTGATAAGGGGCATGGAGCTGGCGATGGAAGTCCTGAGGGAGACTCTGAAGCCGGACGCCTTCAACGTCGGCATGAACCTCGGAAAGGAGGCAGGTCAAACGGTCCCGCACCTGCATCTCCACGTCATTCCACGCTGGAGGGGCGACAGCAGAAACCCGAGGGGAGGCGTCAGAAAGGCCGTCCTCGATTTGGAGGACGAAAACTTAAGTTTGAAGGAGCGGTGGGTGCGGAACCGACTCAAACCCGAAGAGGTTTCACGGTTGAGGGAGGCTTTTAACGGGATCTTGGGTAGTGGTTAG